One part of the Nymphaea colorata isolate Beijing-Zhang1983 chromosome 8, ASM883128v2, whole genome shotgun sequence genome encodes these proteins:
- the LOC116258636 gene encoding retrovirus-related Pol polyprotein from transposon RE2 isoform X2 → MQDLVTGQKIGIGSATDGLYRLPVQVASALISATSGQLSGAEDRSTIMRWHERLGHLPFQLIKKLFPSLFHSMSMDSFTCEVCQLAKHVRASYPISFNKTTRPFALVHYDVWGPSGVPTCRGFHYFMTLIDDYSRCTFVYLLKERSEVLVIVKNFVAFVETQFQTSVQAFRTDNAREYVSQSLDDFLKSKGIVHETSCSYTPPQNGVAERKNRHLLDVTRAIMFHRRVPKRYWGDALLTSAHLINRMPTRVLQGHSPYSMLWPTQNPWPLTPRVFGCVCFVHDHSPTLKKLDPRSIKAVFLGYSSTQKGYKCVDPTTSEVYVSRDVTFHEHEAYFHGNPLQGECLGNSSEEYSSNQLIQFMDFLDYKASDSVAATVRDDKDSHMDGGRADNQPTARDHLFGKVYERKKTDVVENVGVTNSNPASSLDDPSLINEELPIAVRKGTRSCTSHPIQRFVSYAKLSKNYKCFITSLSKSVIPRCVEDAREDPKWLQAMTEEMDALAKNDTWEVVDIPKGTHLVGSKWVFNVKYKPDGTVERYKARLVAKGFSQKYGIDYFETFAPVAKLKIVRVILARVVQKKWSMDQLDVKNAFLNGHLEEEVYMSMPPGYVESGKCCHLKKALYGLKQSPRAWFERLRIVMKTNGYKQGNGDHTLFIKQRDGLVSLLLVYVDGMIVTGDDEEEKKKMKERLATEFDLKDLGKLRYFLGIEIARSETGLVMSQRKYTLDLLKETGKLGCRPFLTPMESGTRISIKTGTILDEEGKGRYQRLVERVLGYLKNDPGKGLLYTQQDQLNIEGYSDADWAGCTDTRRSTTGYCIFLGGNLVVWRSKRQEVCSRSSAEAEYRAVAMGVTDGSKFF, encoded by the exons gacttggtgacggggcagaagattgggattggttcggctactgatggactctacagactgcctgtgcaggttgcgtctgcgcttatttcagccactagtggacagttgtcaggcgcggaagacagatctactattatgcgatggcacgagcggcttggtcatcttccctttcagttgattaagaagttgtttcctagtttgtttcattctatgtCCATGGACTcattcacctgtgaagtgtgtcagttggctaaacatgttagggcctcgtaccctatttcattcaataaaaccactcgtccatttgctttggttcattatgatgtttggggtccttcgggagtacccacttgtcgtggtttccactactttatgactcttattgatgattactcccgttgtacgttcgtgtacctgttgaaagaacgtagtgaagttctcgttattgtcaaaaactttgtggcttttgttgagactcagtttcagacctctgtccaagcttttcgcactgataatgctagagagtatgtctctcaatccctagatgatttcttgaagagcaagggtattgttcatgaaacgtcctgcagttacacacctccccaaaacggcgtggctgaacgaaagaatcgccatttaCTAGATGTTACCCGGGCTATTATGTTCCATCGACGGGTTCCTAAGcgctattggggtgatgcacttctcactagtgcccaccttattaaccgtatgcctacccgtgtgttgcagggtcaTTCCCCGTATTCCATGCTTTGGCcgactcagaatccctggcctcttactcctcgggtgttcgggtgtgtatgttttgttcatgaccatagtcccactcttaagaaacttgaccctcggtctatcaaggctgtcttcctggggtattcctccactcagaagggatacaaatgtgttgatcctaccacttctGAAGtctatgtctcccgggatgttacttttcatgaacatgaggcatactttcatgggaatcctcttcagggggagtgtctagggaacagtagtgaagagtattcctcaaatcagttgattcagtttatggatttcttggacTACAAGGCTAGTGACAGTGTGGCAgccacagtcagagatgataaagACAGTCACATGGATGGGGGCCGTGctgataatcagcctacagcccgtgatcacttgtttggcaagGTGTACGAAAGGAAGAAGACTGATGTGGTTGAAAATGTTGGTGTAACCAATTCCAATCCTGCGagttccctggatgacccaagtctgatcaatgaagagcttcctatagccgtacgcaagggcaccaggtcttgtacctctcatcctattcagagatttgtctcttatgcgaaactaagtaagaattacaaatgctttattacatcattgtctaagtctgttatccccaggtgtgtggaagatgctagagaggatcctaaatggctacaggccatgacagaggagatggatgccttggcgaagaatgacacttgggaagttgttgatattcccaaggggactcatttagttggttccaagtgggtgttcaatgtgaagtacaaaccagatggtactgtggaaaggtataaagctcgccttgttgcaaaggggtttagccagaaatatggtattgattattttgaaacttttgctCCTGTTGCCAAACTAAAAATTGTGAGGGTTATCTTAGCTCGTGtcgtgcaaaagaagtggagtatggatcagcttgatgtcaagaatgcattcttgaacggccatctagaagaagaggtatacatgagcatgcctcctggatatgttgAAAGCGGGAAatgctgtcatctcaagaaagccttgtatggattaaagcagtcccctagagcatggtttgaaagactgaggatagtgatgaagactaatggatacaaacaggggaATGGTGATCATACCCttttcattaagcagagagatggcctggtgagtctccttcttgtgtatgttgatggtatgatagtcacaggtgacgatgaagaagagaaaaagaagatgaaggagaggttagctaccgaatttgatcttaaagatttgggtaaactaaggtactttctggggatagagattgctcggtcagagacggggctggttatgagccaaaggaaatacactttggatctgttaaaggagacaggtaaacttggatgtaggccctttctaactccaatggagtctggcacaaggataagcatcaaaactggcacaatcttagatgaggaaggaaaagggaggtatcagcggctagtcg aaagagtgttggggtacctaaagaatgacccagggaaaggattactGTATACTCAGCAAGATCAACTCaacattgaaggatactctgatgcagactgggcaggatgcacagatactagaaggtctaccacagggtactgcatatttcttgggggtaacctggtggtatggaggagtaaaagaCAGGAAGtctgttccaggtccagtgctgaggctgaatacagggctgttgctatgggggttacagatggctcaaaattcttctag
- the LOC116258636 gene encoding retrovirus-related Pol polyprotein from transposon RE2 isoform X1, with product MQDLVTGQKIGIGSATDGLYRLPVQVASALISATSGQLSGAEDRSTIMRWHERLGHLPFQLIKKLFPSLFHSMSMDSFTCEVCQLAKHVRASYPISFNKTTRPFALVHYDVWGPSGVPTCRGFHYFMTLIDDYSRCTFVYLLKERSEVLVIVKNFVAFVETQFQTSVQAFRTDNAREYVSQSLDDFLKSKGIVHETSCSYTPPQNGVAERKNRHLLDVTRAIMFHRRVPKRYWGDALLTSAHLINRMPTRVLQGHSPYSMLWPTQNPWPLTPRVFGCVCFVHDHSPTLKKLDPRSIKAVFLGYSSTQKGYKCVDPTTSEVYVSRDVTFHEHEAYFHGNPLQGECLGNSSEEYSSNQLIQFMDFLDYKASDSVAATVRDDKDSHMDGGRADNQPTARDHLFGKVYERKKTDVVENVGVTNSNPASSLDDPSLINEELPIAVRKGTRSCTSHPIQRFVSYAKLSKNYKCFITSLSKSVIPRCVEDAREDPKWLQAMTEEMDALAKNDTWEVVDIPKGTHLVGSKWVFNVKYKPDGTVERYKARLVAKGFSQKYGIDYFETFAPVAKLKIVRVILARVVQKKWSMDQLDVKNAFLNGHLEEEVYMSMPPGYVESGKCCHLKKALYGLKQSPRAWFERLRIVMKTNGYKQGNGDHTLFIKQRDGLVSLLLVYVDGMIVTGDDEEEKKKMKERLATEFDLKDLGKLRYFLGIEIARSETGLVMSQRKYTLDLLKETGKLGCRPFLTPMESGTRISIKTGTILDEEGKGRYQRLVGKLIYLTLTRPDITYAVSVLSQFMHAPTDCHWKSAERVLGYLKNDPGKGLLYTQQDQLNIEGYSDADWAGCTDTRRSTTGYCIFLGGNLVVWRSKRQEVCSRSSAEAEYRAVAMGVTDGSKFF from the coding sequence gacttggtgacggggcagaagattgggattggttcggctactgatggactctacagactgcctgtgcaggttgcgtctgcgcttatttcagccactagtggacagttgtcaggcgcggaagacagatctactattatgcgatggcacgagcggcttggtcatcttccctttcagttgattaagaagttgtttcctagtttgtttcattctatgtCCATGGACTcattcacctgtgaagtgtgtcagttggctaaacatgttagggcctcgtaccctatttcattcaataaaaccactcgtccatttgctttggttcattatgatgtttggggtccttcgggagtacccacttgtcgtggtttccactactttatgactcttattgatgattactcccgttgtacgttcgtgtacctgttgaaagaacgtagtgaagttctcgttattgtcaaaaactttgtggcttttgttgagactcagtttcagacctctgtccaagcttttcgcactgataatgctagagagtatgtctctcaatccctagatgatttcttgaagagcaagggtattgttcatgaaacgtcctgcagttacacacctccccaaaacggcgtggctgaacgaaagaatcgccatttaCTAGATGTTACCCGGGCTATTATGTTCCATCGACGGGTTCCTAAGcgctattggggtgatgcacttctcactagtgcccaccttattaaccgtatgcctacccgtgtgttgcagggtcaTTCCCCGTATTCCATGCTTTGGCcgactcagaatccctggcctcttactcctcgggtgttcgggtgtgtatgttttgttcatgaccatagtcccactcttaagaaacttgaccctcggtctatcaaggctgtcttcctggggtattcctccactcagaagggatacaaatgtgttgatcctaccacttctGAAGtctatgtctcccgggatgttacttttcatgaacatgaggcatactttcatgggaatcctcttcagggggagtgtctagggaacagtagtgaagagtattcctcaaatcagttgattcagtttatggatttcttggacTACAAGGCTAGTGACAGTGTGGCAgccacagtcagagatgataaagACAGTCACATGGATGGGGGCCGTGctgataatcagcctacagcccgtgatcacttgtttggcaagGTGTACGAAAGGAAGAAGACTGATGTGGTTGAAAATGTTGGTGTAACCAATTCCAATCCTGCGagttccctggatgacccaagtctgatcaatgaagagcttcctatagccgtacgcaagggcaccaggtcttgtacctctcatcctattcagagatttgtctcttatgcgaaactaagtaagaattacaaatgctttattacatcattgtctaagtctgttatccccaggtgtgtggaagatgctagagaggatcctaaatggctacaggccatgacagaggagatggatgccttggcgaagaatgacacttgggaagttgttgatattcccaaggggactcatttagttggttccaagtgggtgttcaatgtgaagtacaaaccagatggtactgtggaaaggtataaagctcgccttgttgcaaaggggtttagccagaaatatggtattgattattttgaaacttttgctCCTGTTGCCAAACTAAAAATTGTGAGGGTTATCTTAGCTCGTGtcgtgcaaaagaagtggagtatggatcagcttgatgtcaagaatgcattcttgaacggccatctagaagaagaggtatacatgagcatgcctcctggatatgttgAAAGCGGGAAatgctgtcatctcaagaaagccttgtatggattaaagcagtcccctagagcatggtttgaaagactgaggatagtgatgaagactaatggatacaaacaggggaATGGTGATCATACCCttttcattaagcagagagatggcctggtgagtctccttcttgtgtatgttgatggtatgatagtcacaggtgacgatgaagaagagaaaaagaagatgaaggagaggttagctaccgaatttgatcttaaagatttgggtaaactaaggtactttctggggatagagattgctcggtcagagacggggctggttatgagccaaaggaaatacactttggatctgttaaaggagacaggtaaacttggatgtaggccctttctaactccaatggagtctggcacaaggataagcatcaaaactggcacaatcttagatgaggaaggaaaagggaggtatcagcggctagtcggtaagcttatctatcttactcttactcgccctgatattacatATGCTGTGAGTGtattaagtcaatttatgcatgctcctactgattgtcattggaagagtgcagaaagagtgttggggtacctaaagaatgacccagggaaaggattactGTATACTCAGCAAGATCAACTCaacattgaaggatactctgatgcagactgggcaggatgcacagatactagaaggtctaccacagggtactgcatatttcttgggggtaacctggtggtatggaggagtaaaagaCAGGAAGtctgttccaggtccagtgctgaggctgaatacagggctgttgctatgggggttacagatggctcaaaattcttctag
- the LOC116258636 gene encoding RINT1-like protein MAG2 isoform X4: protein MTVNLQKPFHGNKSEDVQLLAIKSVANAEDILTSTIKLRPQWTNLVSAVDRRIDRALAVLIPQVIADHRALLTSLGWPPSLTSTDFVNQELERKPKLSNPLFLMQGEIKGHYCGNFLSMCCLQELQMQRKARQLVGCKREIALHQPLWAIEELVNSLVLTLERYFSNWVNKPEFIFALTYRIARDFVESMDDVLQPLVDMAKLKGYSCREEWISAMILSLVTFLEKEVFPVYLKCFKDIEVSGAAVHARVSWLHLVDLMVDFDKRMQSLVTSTGLLLTVREDEVLRRISSMSVFCDRPDWLEIWAEIEAKDVLDKLTLEFENEESWKMLIQGDKTAVASENCRGPIIAGSVLRCLSALIERCRPLPSTYLRERFILLTCSRVLMQFMNCLLRRCQEAEGLTALTDEDAMIRVVNSVNAARYCEMVLQGWSEDALLLEMSCDEYDILTSSKNGFFGEEVEQLKGFRIKWAGKLSTVVLRGFDAHFGDYVKNKRQWQEAKGDVFSVSPAFIDALDYLQGKIAKLGGSLNDMDFADVWRSLAGGLDHFIFNGILMVNSKFSDGGVERFGVDFEALLRIFRPWCLRPQGFFPRLTEGLCVLNLGEGVGREFMGSVDKGKWLKRHGIRHLSVTQVDKLIKMRIYRV from the exons ATGACAGTTAACCTTCAGAAGCCTTTTCATGGCAATAAATCTGAA GATGTACAGCTGCTTGCTATCAAATCTGTTGCAAATGCAGAGGATATATTAACTTCCACAATCAAACTACGTCCACAGTGGACCAACCTAGTTTCAGCCGTTGATCGCAGGATTGATCGAGCTTTGGCTGTTCTGATACCACAGGTTATTGCAGACCATCGAGCACTCCTTACTTCCCTTGGATGGCCACCTTCTCTGACATCTACAGATTTTGTAAATCAAGAACTTGAAAGAAAACCCAAGCTTTCCAATCCTCTTTTCCTTATGCAGGGTGAGATTAAAGGTCACTACTGTGGAAACTTTCTTTCTATGTGTTGTTTGCAAGAACTGCAGATGCAAAGAAAAGCTAGGCAATTAGTGGGGTGTAAAAGGGAAATTGCTTTGCATCAGCCACTCTGGGCAATTGAGGAACTTGTTAACTCACTTGTGTTGACCTTAGAACGCTATTTCTCGAATTGGGTCAATAAACCAGAGTTTATATTTGCACTAACTTACAGGATTGCTAGAGATTTTGTTGAATCCATGGATGATGTGCTGCAGCCACTTGTAGATATGGCAAAGCTTAAAGGGTACAGTTGCAGGGAAGAGTGGATATCAGCAATGATTTTGTCACTGGTAACTTTTCTAGAGAAGGAAGTATTTCCTGTTTATCTAAAATGTTTCAAGGATATTGAAGTTTCAGGAGCTGCAGTACATGCTAGAGTGTCTTGGCTTCATCTTGTTGACTTGATGGTTGATTTTGACAAGCGAATGCAATCTCTGGTCACAAGTACTGGATTGTTATTGACTGTCAGGGAAGATGAGGTGTTGCGAAGGATCTCAAGTATGTCTGTTTTTTGTGATAGGCCAGACTGGCTTGAAATTTGGGCAGAGATTGAGGCAAAGGATGTGCTTGACAAACTCACGCTTGAGTTTGAAAACGAGGAGTCCTGGAAAATGCTCATCCAGGGAGACAAAACAGCCGTTGCCTCTGAAAATTGTAGGGGACCTATAATTGCTGGTTCTGTCCTTAGATGTTTATCAGCTTTAATTGAGCGCTGCAGGCCTCTGCCAAGTACCTACCTACGAGAGAGGTTCATACTGCTTACTTGTTCTAGGGTCTTGATGCAATTTATGAATTGCTTGCTCCGAAGGTGCCAAGAAGCAGAAGGACTGACTGCATTGACTGATGAAGATGCAATGATCAGGGTTGTAAACTCTGTGAATGCAGCTAGATACTGTGAAATGGTATTGCAAGGCTGGTCTGAAGATGCCCTTTTGCTTGAGATGAGTTGTGATGAATACGATATTTTGACATCCTCAAAGAATGGGTTTTTTGGTGAGGAAGTGGAGCAGCTGAAAGGGTTTCGAATCAAGTGGGCAGGAAAATTATCAACTGTTGTCCTGCGAGGGTTTGATGCTCACTTTGGAGACTATGTTAAGAACAAAAGACAATGGCAGGAGGCCAAAGGAGATGTGTTCAGTGTTTCACCAGCTTTTATTGACGCTCTTGATTATTTGCAAGGTAAGATTGCAAAGTTGGGAGGCAGTCTGAATGACATGGATTTTGCTGATGTTTGGAGAAGTTTGGCTGGTGGATTGGATCACTTTATATTTAATGGGATACTGATGGTGAATTCAAAGTTTAGTGATGGTGGGGTTGAGAGGTTTGGGGTTGATTTTGAGGCTTTGCTAAGGATATTTAGGCCTTGGTGTTTGAGGCCTCAGGGATTCTTTCCAAGATTGACTGAGGGGTTATGTGTGTTGAACTTGGGAGAAGGTGTTGGGAGAGAGTTCATGGGATCAGTGGATAAAGGGAAGTGGCTCAAAAGGCACGGAATTAGGCATTTGAGTGTTACACAGGTAGACAAGTtaataaaaatgagaatatatagagtataa